A genome region from Hevea brasiliensis isolate MT/VB/25A 57/8 chromosome 9, ASM3005281v1, whole genome shotgun sequence includes the following:
- the LOC110640870 gene encoding scarecrow-like protein 27 — MSGMPFHLQGKGGLDIDIAAFASICSKKNTRKEKLQQHEVNSFASPEPTSVLHMRRSPSPPTSASTLSSSFNGGGGGGGNSTDNTTTTTTPSTTTATEKGVKPVSNERKDEWATELQPIPSGLEIVSTGERCGLGLEDWENMLSETNQEQSLSRWIAGDVDESFGLRQLLQGGNNPPDFDGNGVGGLGIVDQGPGFEGICGIAGGFPSIGTNLSPFPASGFPSTNNNSNGNGKVGSGLVTSPSSSAGLVNYRGVGLGSNNNSNCSIQNPVFGSPASSVPLPATLPTGMLYHHNLQHQIGAQEEKPLVLNPQMLMNQQYPHNPHCQNPNFFLPLSFPQQENHLLQPQQKRHNSGGIDPISQMIPKLQFNDPGHEILLRKQQQQHQQHPGFPQGMQFLHPHLQQKPLVVKKEEVAAQHQQQQHQNALLDQLYKTAELVGTGNFSHAQGILARLNQQLSPIGKPLHRAAFYFKEALQLLLLMNNNPVTALPSRSPSPFDVIYKMGAYKVFSEVSPLIQFVNFTCNQALLEALSDADRIHIIDFDIGFGAQWASFMQELPRNRGAPSLKITAFASPSTHHPVEVLLMRENLTQFANEVGISFELDVVNFDSLEQNCYSLSIFRPSENEAVAVNFPIWSSSNQPSALPSLLRFIKQLSPKIVVSLDRGCDRTDLPFPQHILHALQSYIHLLESLDAVNVASDVVNKIEKFLLQPRIESTVLGRLRAPEKMPNWKTIFASAGFSPVPFSNFTETQAECVVKRTPVRGFHVEKRQALLVLCWQRRELISASAWRC, encoded by the coding sequence ATGAGTGGGATGCCCTTTCATTTGCAGGGGAAGGGGGGCTTAGATATTGATATTGCTGCTTTTGCTTCGATTTGTTCTAAGAAAAATACAAGGAAAGAGAAACTACAACAGCACGAAGTTAATAGCTTCGCAAGCCCAGAGCCCACCTCAGTTCTTCATATGAGAAGAAGTCCCAGCCCACCTACATCGGCTTCAACTCTCTCATCCTCCTTTAACGGCGGCGGCGGCGGCGGGGGAAACTCCACTGacaataccaccaccaccaccaccccttCAACCACCACGGCCACAGAAAAAGGGGTGAAACCTGTGAGCAACGAAAGAAAGGATGAATGGGCTACGGAGTTGCAGCCAATCCCGAGCGGACTAGAGATTGTCTCCACAGGAGAGAGATGTGGGCTTGGTTTGGAAGACTGGGAGAACATGCTATCGGAAACGAACCAGGAACAGTCCTTATCGAGGTGGATCGCGGGGGATGTGGATGAATCTTTTGGGCTAAGGCAGCTATTGCAGGGTGGAAACAATCCGCCGGATTTTGATGGCAATGGCGTTGGTGGCTTGGGGATTGTTGATCAGGGTCCTGGGTTTGAGGGCATTTGTGGAATTGCTGGTGGGTTTCCAAGCATTGGTACTAATTTGTCTCCTTTTCCTGCTTCTGGGTTCCCTTCAACTAATAATAACAGTAATGGGAATGGAAAGGTTGGTTCTGGTTTAGTTACTTCTCCCTCTTCTTCTGCTGGGTTGGTTAATTATCGAGGTGTTGGATTGGGAAGCAACAACAACAGTAACTGTAGTATACAAAACCCAGTTTTTGGTTCTCCAGCTAGCAGTGTTCCTCTTCCGGCTACTTTGCCTACTGGAATGCTTTATCATCATAATCTGCAACACCAAATTGGCGCTCAGGAGGAGAAGCCACTGGTACTTAATCCACAGATGTTAATGAACCAGCAATATCCTCACAATCCACACTGTCAAAATCCAAACTTTTTCTTGCCATTGTCTTTTCCCCAGCAAGAAAATCACCTCCTTCAGCCCCAACAAAAGCGCCACAACTCCGGGGGCATAGACCCAATATCTCAGATGATTCCCAAGCTTCAATTCAACGATCCCGGGCACGAGATATTACTACGAAAACAGCAGCAGCAACACCAACAGCATCCGGGATTTCCACAAGGGATGCAGTTTCTTCATCCACATCTTCAACAGAAGCCATTGGTGGTGAAGAAAGAAGAAGTAGCAGCCCAACACCAGCAACAACAGCACCAAAATGCGTTGCTGGACCAGCTCTACAAGACAGCTGAGCTGGTAGGGACTGGGAATTTCTCACACGCGCAAGGGATATTGGCGCGGCTCAATCAACAGCTATCCCCAATAGGAAAGCCTCTCCACAGGGCAGCTTTCTACTTCAAGGAGGCTCTGCAACTGCTCCTTCTCATGAATAACAACCCAGTCACCGCTCTGCCGTCTAGGAGCCCCTCTCCATTCGATGTCATCTATAAAATGGGTGCTTACAAAGTCTTCTCTGAAGTATCTCCGCTCATCCAGTTTGTTAACTTCACTTGCAACCAGGCCCTCCTCGAAGCCCTTAGTGATGCTGATAGAATCCATATAATTGACTTCGATATTGGTTTTGGTGCTCAATGGGCTTCTTTTATGCAGGAACTTCCACGGAATAGAGGTGCTCCATCATTGAAAATCACTGCCTTTGCCTCTCCTTCAACTCACCATCCCGTTGAGGTTCTCCTTATGCGTGAAAACTTAACTCAATTTGCTAATGAGGTTGGTATAAGTTTTGAACTTGATGTGGTTAACTTTGATTCCTTGGAGCAAAACTGTTATTCTCTTTCCATTTTTCGACCAAGTGAAAATGAGGCTGTTGCGGTGAATTTTCCTATTTGGTCCTCCTCGAACCAACCATCTGCATTACCCTCTCTGTTGCGCTTTATAAAGCAGCTTTCCCCAAAGATTGTTGTGTCTTTGGATAGAGGATGTGATAGAACTGACCTTCCATTCCCACAACACATCCTCCATGCTCTTCAATCCTATATACACCTATTGGAATCGCTGGATGCTGTTAATGTGGCTTCTGATGTTGTGAACAAGATTGAGAAATTTCTACTCCAGCCAAGGATTGAGAGTACTGTGTTGGGACGTCTTCGTGCACCAGAGAAAATGCCCAATTGGAAGACAATCTTTGCTTCTGCTGGGTTTTCACCTGTACCTTTCAGCAACTTTACTGAAACTCAAGCAGAGTGTGTGGTCAAGAGGACTCCAGTGAGGGGGTTTCATGTGGAGAAGCGCCAAGCCTTGCTTGTGCTATGTTGGCAGCGCAGAGAGCTGATCTCAGCTTCCGCTTGGAGGTGCTGA